Proteins encoded in a region of the Paenibacillus sp. E222 genome:
- a CDS encoding AtpZ/AtpI family protein gives MADSNKPNSSRNHDDNVWKAMGLVTAFGIEIAILAVAGYYVGSWLDKTIGGSGIWIAVSVLFFLAAGGVSIYFIAKKFMGESDE, from the coding sequence ATGGCCGATTCGAACAAACCAAATTCATCCCGTAACCATGACGATAATGTGTGGAAAGCGATGGGGCTCGTGACAGCTTTTGGAATCGAGATTGCCATTCTCGCTGTTGCCGGATATTACGTTGGCTCCTGGTTGGACAAGACCATCGGGGGTAGCGGAATATGGATCGCCGTAAGCGTTCTCTTTTTTTTGGCAGCAGGCGGCGTAAGCATCTACTTTATCGCGAAAAAATTCATGGGGGAAAGTGATGAGTGA
- the atpB gene encoding F0F1 ATP synthase subunit A, whose protein sequence is MHESPIINLGGFHLDLSVLLMLIVTSAIVFIVAKLATRNLSVENPGKMQNFLEWAIEFVRNLISSTMDMKKGQHFLTLATTMIMFIFVGNMLGLPLGVVTGATDASQAEIFGKPIVSVQEAFHEAHEKDPEAHPHIEVAWWKSPTADLSVTMGLALIAFAIAHGLGLFRNTKTYLKHYFQPHWLFFPINIVETASKLLTHGMRLFANIFAGEVLISTIMKLTAFKWIGAIAAIPLLTAWQGFSIFIGAIQAFVFTVLMMVYISQTVESHEEH, encoded by the coding sequence ATGCATGAATCTCCGATAATTAACCTGGGTGGGTTCCATCTGGATTTGTCTGTTCTGCTGATGCTGATCGTAACATCCGCCATTGTATTTATTGTTGCAAAGCTGGCTACGCGGAACTTGTCGGTAGAGAATCCGGGCAAAATGCAAAACTTCCTGGAGTGGGCGATTGAGTTTGTACGCAACCTGATCTCGAGCACGATGGATATGAAGAAGGGGCAGCATTTCCTTACCTTGGCAACCACAATGATTATGTTTATCTTTGTGGGAAACATGTTGGGTCTCCCTTTGGGCGTAGTAACTGGGGCTACTGATGCAAGCCAAGCTGAAATCTTTGGCAAGCCAATTGTCTCGGTCCAAGAAGCGTTCCATGAAGCTCATGAGAAGGATCCTGAAGCTCATCCACATATCGAAGTTGCCTGGTGGAAATCACCTACGGCTGACCTTTCGGTAACCATGGGTCTAGCGTTGATCGCATTTGCTATCGCGCATGGATTGGGACTTTTCCGTAACACCAAAACGTATCTCAAGCATTATTTCCAACCACACTGGCTGTTCTTCCCAATCAACATTGTGGAGACGGCATCCAAGTTGTTGACACACGGTATGCGTTTGTTCGCCAACATCTTTGCAGGTGAGGTTCTGATCTCCACGATTATGAAGCTTACAGCATTCAAATGGATTGGCGCAATTGCAGCAATTCCGCTGTTGACGGCATGGCAGGGGTTCAGTATTTTCATCGGTGCCATACAGGCATTCGTATTTACGGTTTTGATGATGGTATACATATCACAAACCGTCGAATCGCACGAGGAACATTAA
- a CDS encoding TIGR01440 family protein, whose product MNIELDSEQPGLHEQTASILRELALAGQLGPGQIVVIGTSTSEVAGKRIGTSGAVEVAQQLLAGIREVQQEFGFDVVFQCCEHLNRALVMERSLLTRLGLTEVGAVPVPKAGGSMASAAYRSLTDPCLAEHVQAHAGLDIGETMIGMHLRHVAVPFRTSLRYIGDARVTTALTRPKLIGGERAVYRMEEQPDSTFCD is encoded by the coding sequence ATGAATATTGAGTTAGATTCGGAACAACCCGGATTGCATGAACAGACCGCATCCATTCTGCGTGAACTGGCGCTTGCCGGACAGCTTGGACCTGGACAGATCGTGGTGATCGGTACAAGTACAAGTGAAGTTGCGGGCAAACGGATTGGTACAAGCGGTGCGGTTGAAGTGGCGCAGCAGCTTCTTGCGGGTATACGCGAGGTGCAGCAGGAGTTCGGTTTTGATGTTGTATTCCAATGCTGTGAGCATCTGAACCGGGCACTGGTTATGGAGCGTTCATTGCTTACACGTCTTGGATTGACTGAGGTTGGTGCAGTACCCGTGCCCAAAGCAGGCGGTTCCATGGCATCCGCAGCGTATCGTTCGCTGACCGATCCATGCCTGGCTGAACATGTGCAGGCCCATGCGGGACTGGATATTGGGGAGACGATGATTGGCATGCACTTGCGGCATGTGGCAGTACCCTTCCGAACATCACTCCGCTACATCGGTGATGCCCGAGTAACTACAGCACTGACCCGTCCGAAGTTGATTGGCGGCGAGCGTGCAGTGTATCGTATGGAAGAGCAACCAGATTCGACATTTTGTGACTAA
- the wecB gene encoding non-hydrolyzing UDP-N-acetylglucosamine 2-epimerase, protein MSKKIKVMTIFGVRPEAIKMAPLILELQKHPESIESIVCVTAQHRQMLDQVLEVFNIHPDYDLDVMKDRQTLNEITIRVLGGLEPVLREAKPDIVLVHGDTLTTFVASYAAFLQQIQVGHVEAGLRTWNKLSPYPEEMNRQLTGVLADLHFAPTDWSSSNLAKENKSESSTYVTGNTVTDVFQYTVRQDYTHPVLDWAQGKRLVLMTAHRRESQGEPHRNIFQAVKRIADEFEDIAIVYPVHLSPAVKEPAHAILGNHPRIQLIDPLDVVDLHNFYPHTHLILTDSGGLQEEAPSFGVPVLVLRDTTERPEGIEAGTLELVGTEEERVYERTKALLTDETLYASMSQAANPYGDGHASERIVNAILHHFGVNSERPESFHRKFKK, encoded by the coding sequence ATGTCCAAGAAAATTAAAGTCATGACAATATTCGGGGTGCGCCCGGAAGCCATCAAGATGGCTCCGCTTATTTTGGAACTGCAGAAACATCCCGAATCTATTGAATCGATCGTATGCGTTACTGCACAGCATCGTCAGATGCTGGATCAGGTTCTTGAAGTATTCAATATTCATCCAGACTACGATCTGGATGTGATGAAAGATCGTCAGACGTTGAATGAAATTACGATTCGTGTGCTGGGAGGCCTGGAGCCGGTTTTGCGTGAAGCAAAGCCGGATATTGTGCTGGTTCACGGTGATACGCTGACAACGTTTGTAGCCAGCTATGCTGCGTTCCTGCAGCAGATTCAGGTGGGTCATGTGGAAGCAGGTCTTCGTACGTGGAACAAGCTCTCTCCATACCCGGAAGAAATGAACCGTCAGTTAACCGGAGTGCTTGCTGATTTGCATTTTGCGCCTACGGACTGGTCGTCTTCCAATCTTGCCAAAGAAAATAAATCGGAGTCTAGTACGTATGTCACAGGCAACACGGTAACAGATGTGTTTCAATATACAGTACGGCAGGATTACACACATCCAGTACTAGATTGGGCACAGGGAAAGCGTCTTGTGTTGATGACAGCTCACCGCCGTGAATCCCAAGGCGAGCCTCACCGTAACATTTTCCAGGCCGTCAAACGGATTGCCGACGAGTTTGAGGATATTGCCATCGTGTATCCGGTGCATCTAAGTCCTGCTGTGAAGGAGCCGGCTCACGCGATCTTGGGGAATCACCCCCGTATTCAACTTATTGATCCACTAGACGTGGTGGATTTGCATAACTTTTACCCGCATACTCACTTGATTTTGACAGATTCAGGCGGTTTGCAGGAAGAAGCGCCTTCGTTTGGTGTGCCTGTTCTCGTCCTTCGGGATACTACGGAGCGTCCGGAGGGAATCGAGGCTGGAACACTGGAGCTGGTGGGTACCGAAGAGGAACGTGTATATGAGCGGACCAAAGCTCTGCTTACAGACGAAACACTGTATGCAAGCATGAGTCAGGCTGCCAATCCTTATGGTGATGGACATGCTTCGGAAAGAATTGTCAATGCGATTTTGCATCATTTTGGTGTGAATAGTGAACGTCCGGAATCATTTCACAGAAAATTCAAAAAATAA
- the spoIIR gene encoding stage II sporulation protein R, which yields MSRRVVKQIGLIIVCLMMIIMMWEGQKTDAAVAATAIPEQSIRLRILANSDAAGDQLVKREIRDAVVAQMNEWVTELENPQSLEEARGVIRQHLSEIEDRVGEELANRGLTYSYQVELGVVPFPTKLYGGTVYPAGDYEAVRITLGKGEGQNWWCVLFPPLCFIDAGTGDALAKPATASAAAAEPGDAQASVQAATPEARFFLWDMAVKLWDWVTGLFA from the coding sequence ATGAGCAGAAGAGTCGTGAAACAAATTGGACTTATAATTGTATGTCTTATGATGATTATTATGATGTGGGAAGGTCAGAAAACGGATGCAGCTGTGGCGGCCACAGCGATTCCAGAACAATCCATTCGCTTACGTATTCTCGCAAACTCGGATGCTGCGGGAGATCAGTTGGTCAAACGCGAGATTCGTGACGCCGTCGTTGCCCAAATGAATGAGTGGGTAACCGAACTGGAGAATCCGCAAAGTCTGGAAGAAGCGCGTGGGGTCATTCGTCAGCATCTATCTGAAATTGAGGATCGTGTGGGAGAAGAGCTTGCCAATCGTGGCTTAACCTATTCGTATCAGGTTGAACTCGGAGTGGTTCCGTTTCCAACCAAATTATATGGGGGTACCGTATATCCTGCTGGAGATTATGAGGCAGTACGGATAACACTGGGTAAAGGTGAAGGTCAAAACTGGTGGTGTGTGTTGTTTCCACCATTGTGCTTCATAGATGCAGGAACAGGGGATGCACTGGCGAAGCCTGCAACAGCATCAGCAGCTGCCGCAGAGCCTGGGGACGCACAAGCATCTGTGCAGGCAGCTACACCGGAAGCGCGTTTCTTCTTATGGGATATGGCGGTCAAATTGTGGGATTGGGTAACGGGATTGTTTGCATAA
- a CDS encoding manganese efflux pump MntP family protein: MWDVSAHVGQLVTILIMAVALGLDAFSLGIGIGMKGIRMRDVLRISTVTALFHIIMPLIGMYTGKYVSSLLGDITTYAAGGLLVLLGAHMILNAFREGDTKLVDHRSLLGVILFSLSVSVDSFSVGVSLGMFSSDLVLTVLAFGVCGGVMSVMGLLLGRRVSQNMGDYGEAVGGAILLAFGLLFIF; this comes from the coding sequence ATGTGGGATGTGTCTGCCCATGTAGGGCAGTTGGTAACCATTTTGATTATGGCCGTCGCTCTCGGACTCGACGCGTTCTCACTCGGCATCGGGATTGGCATGAAGGGCATTCGGATGAGAGACGTATTGCGAATCAGTACCGTAACGGCCCTGTTTCACATCATCATGCCGCTCATCGGCATGTACACGGGCAAATACGTCAGCTCCCTGCTTGGTGACATTACGACATATGCAGCTGGCGGTCTGCTGGTCCTGCTCGGCGCCCATATGATCTTGAACGCTTTCCGGGAGGGAGACACCAAACTGGTGGATCATCGATCTCTGCTCGGTGTGATTCTGTTCTCACTGAGTGTCAGTGTGGATTCGTTTTCCGTTGGAGTCTCGCTTGGCATGTTCAGCAGTGATTTGGTGTTAACGGTGCTGGCTTTCGGTGTCTGTGGTGGAGTAATGTCCGTCATGGGTCTGCTGTTGGGACGGCGTGTGAGTCAAAACATGGGGGATTACGGGGAAGCGGTCGGCGGAGCGATCTTGCTCGCTTTTGGACTTTTGTTTATATTTTAA
- the glyA gene encoding serine hydroxymethyltransferase, giving the protein MEQLRKNDPAVLEAMNLELKRQQNNIELIASENIVSEAVIEAMGSVLTNKYAEGYPGKRYYGGCEHVDIVEDIARDRAKELFGAEHVNVQPHSGAQANMAVYLAALKPGDTVLGMNLAHGGHLTHGSPVNASGLLYNFVAYGVQEDTFLIDYDEVRKAAFKHRPRMIVAGASAYPRIIDFEKLASIANDVGALFMVDMAHIAGLVAAGLHPSPVPHAHFVTTTTHKTLRGPRGGMILCRKAWAAAIDKAVFPGSQGGPLMHVIASKAVALGEALQPSFKTYAQNVVKNAQVLAETLIAEGLNIVSGGTDNHLMLIDTRSVNITGKEAEHVLDSIGITVNKNAIPFDPTSPFVTSGIRIGTPAATSRGMNEEAMVAIGKIIAKTLKNPKDAAKLDEARAEVTALTDKFPLYTDLKY; this is encoded by the coding sequence ATGGAACAATTGCGCAAGAATGACCCGGCAGTACTGGAAGCGATGAATCTTGAACTGAAACGTCAACAAAACAACATTGAGCTGATCGCGTCCGAGAACATCGTAAGCGAAGCGGTAATTGAGGCAATGGGATCTGTACTTACCAACAAGTACGCTGAAGGATATCCAGGCAAACGTTACTACGGTGGTTGTGAGCATGTTGATATCGTTGAAGATATCGCCCGTGATCGTGCCAAAGAATTGTTTGGAGCAGAACATGTGAATGTTCAACCTCACTCCGGTGCACAAGCGAACATGGCAGTATACCTTGCGGCTCTGAAACCAGGTGATACCGTTCTGGGTATGAACCTTGCGCATGGCGGACACCTCACACATGGTAGCCCGGTTAACGCTTCCGGATTGCTGTACAATTTCGTGGCTTACGGTGTACAAGAAGATACATTCCTGATTGATTATGATGAAGTGCGCAAAGCGGCATTCAAACATCGCCCTCGTATGATCGTTGCAGGTGCAAGTGCATATCCGCGTATCATTGATTTTGAAAAGCTTGCTTCCATCGCTAATGATGTAGGTGCTTTGTTCATGGTGGATATGGCTCACATCGCAGGACTGGTAGCTGCAGGCTTGCATCCAAGCCCGGTTCCACATGCGCATTTCGTAACGACAACAACTCACAAAACGCTGCGTGGACCTCGTGGTGGTATGATTCTGTGCCGCAAAGCTTGGGCAGCAGCCATTGATAAAGCGGTATTCCCGGGTTCCCAAGGTGGACCTCTGATGCACGTAATTGCTTCCAAAGCGGTAGCATTAGGTGAAGCACTGCAACCTTCGTTCAAAACGTATGCACAAAACGTGGTGAAAAATGCACAAGTATTGGCTGAAACGCTGATTGCTGAAGGATTGAACATCGTATCCGGCGGTACAGACAACCACTTGATGCTGATCGACACACGCAGCGTGAATATCACAGGTAAGGAAGCCGAGCATGTACTTGATTCCATCGGCATTACCGTGAACAAAAATGCAATCCCGTTTGATCCAACCAGCCCGTTTGTAACGAGCGGTATCCGGATCGGTACACCTGCTGCTACTTCCCGTGGTATGAACGAAGAAGCAATGGTAGCCATTGGTAAGATCATTGCCAAAACATTGAAAAACCCTAAAGATGCAGCTAAATTGGATGAAGCCCGTGCGGAAGTAACGGCGCTCACCGACAAATTCCCACTCTACACAGATCTTAAATACTAA
- a CDS encoding L-threonylcarbamoyladenylate synthase, whose product MWDVNVLLANENTDDVAKGSAYKQALVYLQDAAACLRQGQTVAFPTETVYGLGADARSTAAVEAVFAAKGRPSDNPLIVHIAQRDQLDSLVTDVNGTAEALMAAFWPGPLTLVLPVRPGAVSPRVTAGLDTVAVRMPDHPVALQLIAAAECPVAAPSANRSGRPSPTLAAHVREDLAGRIGGIVDGGPTGVGVESTVVQVGDDGTVTILRPGGITAEQLSAVAARVATDPALLAEGPGGDDSPAPRSPGMKYTHYAPAGALCVVEGPPAAVAAWISAALAEAAQRGERTAVLAFAEHAEQYRADAVFSLGDASELEEAARRLYAALRSCDEQGATYIVAEACSREGLGAAVMNRLLKAAGHRLIQVGDR is encoded by the coding sequence ATGTGGGATGTCAATGTACTGCTAGCCAATGAGAACACGGATGATGTGGCAAAAGGGAGTGCGTATAAACAGGCTCTTGTTTACTTACAGGATGCCGCAGCCTGTCTTCGTCAAGGACAAACCGTGGCATTCCCAACCGAGACGGTATACGGTCTGGGCGCAGATGCTCGCAGTACAGCTGCGGTGGAAGCTGTATTTGCAGCCAAGGGGCGGCCTTCAGACAATCCGCTGATTGTTCATATTGCACAGCGTGACCAGTTGGATTCGCTGGTCACAGATGTGAATGGCACAGCGGAGGCTCTGATGGCAGCCTTCTGGCCGGGGCCGCTTACGCTTGTGCTGCCGGTTAGGCCAGGGGCGGTATCCCCGCGGGTTACCGCCGGTTTGGACACGGTGGCCGTGCGGATGCCGGATCATCCGGTGGCCTTGCAGTTGATCGCGGCGGCGGAATGCCCGGTCGCCGCGCCGAGCGCCAACCGCTCCGGGCGGCCAAGCCCGACACTCGCCGCACATGTGCGCGAGGATCTGGCAGGCCGCATCGGCGGCATCGTGGACGGCGGCCCCACCGGGGTGGGCGTCGAGTCCACGGTGGTGCAGGTCGGTGACGACGGTACTGTCACCATCCTGCGCCCTGGCGGCATTACGGCGGAACAGCTGTCCGCCGTTGCCGCCCGTGTCGCCACGGACCCGGCGCTGCTCGCCGAGGGGCCCGGTGGCGATGACAGCCCGGCGCCGCGCTCGCCGGGCATGAAGTACACGCACTACGCGCCCGCAGGTGCGCTGTGCGTGGTGGAGGGGCCGCCCGCAGCGGTGGCGGCCTGGATCAGCGCCGCCCTCGCAGAGGCGGCGCAGCGCGGGGAGCGCACCGCGGTGCTGGCGTTCGCCGAGCACGCGGAGCAGTACCGCGCCGATGCCGTGTTCTCGCTGGGCGATGCCAGCGAGCTGGAGGAAGCAGCGCGCCGGCTGTACGCCGCGCTGCGCAGCTGCGATGAGCAGGGGGCCACATATATTGTGGCTGAAGCCTGCTCGCGCGAAGGGCTGGGAGCAGCCGTCATGAACCGGCTGCTCAAGGCGGCAGGTCACCGACTCATTCAGGTCGGTGACCGATAG
- the upp gene encoding uracil phosphoribosyltransferase: MGKLVICDHPLIQHKLTFIRDMRTNTKDFRELVDEVATLMAYEITRDVELETIDVQTPVAETQGKVISGRMLGLVPILRAGLGMLDGVVKLLPAAKVGHVGLFRDPETLQPVEYYTKLPTDVTERQLIVIDPMLATGGSAIAAIDVLKKRGCTQIKMMNLVAAPEGVKAVQDAHPDVDIYVAALDDRLDDHGYIVPGLGDAGDRLYGTK; this comes from the coding sequence ATGGGAAAATTAGTAATATGTGATCACCCTTTGATTCAACACAAACTGACGTTTATACGCGACATGCGTACGAATACGAAAGATTTTCGTGAATTGGTGGATGAAGTGGCTACACTGATGGCTTATGAGATTACAAGAGATGTTGAGCTGGAGACTATTGATGTACAGACACCAGTAGCTGAAACACAAGGAAAAGTCATTTCCGGACGTATGCTTGGGCTGGTTCCGATTTTGCGCGCGGGCCTTGGAATGCTGGATGGTGTTGTGAAATTGTTGCCAGCTGCAAAAGTAGGACATGTAGGTCTGTTCCGTGACCCGGAAACCCTGCAACCGGTTGAGTACTACACCAAGCTGCCTACGGACGTTACAGAGCGTCAGTTGATTGTCATCGACCCGATGCTGGCAACTGGCGGTTCTGCCATTGCTGCTATTGACGTGCTCAAAAAACGCGGTTGCACGCAAATCAAAATGATGAACCTTGTTGCAGCTCCTGAAGGCGTAAAAGCTGTTCAGGATGCACATCCGGATGTAGACATCTACGTTGCTGCACTGGACGATCGTCTGGATGATCACGGCTATATCGTTCCCGGACTGGGAGATGCAGGAGACCGTCTGTACGGCACTAAATAA
- a CDS encoding ATP synthase subunit I, with protein sequence MSELTRYRRWMTVFIMYFLMICFLAAAFLPRVETIALGLALGTVISWINASYLGRKVRRMLDGAAEGNLKRVNLGFLTRAALAVLAIFMAMQYPQYFNLYAVVAGLVIAQFSLLFIGILLSRKADS encoded by the coding sequence ATGAGTGAACTAACCAGATACCGCAGATGGATGACTGTTTTCATCATGTACTTTCTTATGATTTGTTTTCTCGCAGCGGCCTTTCTGCCCCGTGTGGAAACAATAGCTTTGGGACTGGCCCTTGGAACGGTGATCAGTTGGATCAACGCTTCGTATCTGGGTCGCAAAGTCAGGAGAATGTTGGATGGTGCAGCGGAAGGAAACCTTAAGCGAGTGAACCTGGGATTTTTGACTAGAGCAGCTCTCGCAGTACTCGCTATTTTCATGGCGATGCAGTATCCGCAATACTTCAATTTATATGCGGTTGTAGCTGGCTTGGTCATAGCGCAATTTTCCTTACTATTTATAGGGATATTGTTGTCCCGCAAAGCAGACTCATAG
- a CDS encoding low molecular weight protein arginine phosphatase — protein sequence MKHILFVCTGNTCRSPMAEGLLRKLASERGIQVDVRSAGVAATTGMPISRHAEAVLRDHNVEGPPHSTLLSSNLVGWADLILTLTRSHKQHVMQVFPDSIHKTYTLKEYVENDEQVLNDLQELDSLFATMEMKRALGQEILASERERAIEIRQRIPSFDISDPFGGSRDDYNIAAAEIRTALDRLLDKLD from the coding sequence ATGAAACATATTTTGTTTGTATGTACAGGGAATACATGTCGCAGCCCCATGGCGGAGGGACTTTTACGTAAACTGGCGTCTGAGCGGGGCATTCAGGTGGACGTTCGTTCCGCGGGTGTAGCCGCAACTACGGGCATGCCGATTTCCCGTCATGCGGAGGCCGTATTAAGGGATCACAACGTTGAGGGACCGCCTCATTCGACGCTCTTGAGCTCTAACCTGGTCGGTTGGGCCGATTTGATCCTTACGTTGACACGCAGTCATAAACAGCATGTTATGCAGGTTTTTCCTGACTCTATACACAAGACGTATACCTTGAAAGAGTATGTGGAAAATGACGAACAAGTCCTGAATGATCTTCAGGAACTGGACAGCCTGTTTGCGACAATGGAAATGAAACGTGCGCTAGGTCAGGAAATTTTGGCGTCTGAACGTGAGCGGGCGATCGAGATCAGACAACGCATACCGAGCTTTGATATTTCGGATCCGTTTGGCGGCAGTCGTGATGATTACAACATCGCTGCGGCAGAGATTCGGACTGCACTCGACAGACTTTTGGACAAGCTGGATTAA
- the atpE gene encoding F0F1 ATP synthase subunit C — translation MGAMALLAAAIVAGLGALGAGIGNGLVISKTVEGIARQPEAKSTLQTTMFIGVGLIEVLPIIGVVLAFIFYGAA, via the coding sequence ATGGGAGCAATGGCATTATTGGCAGCAGCAATTGTTGCAGGATTGGGCGCACTTGGCGCAGGTATCGGTAACGGTTTGGTAATCAGCAAAACGGTGGAAGGTATTGCCCGTCAACCGGAAGCAAAATCCACTCTTCAAACAACAATGTTTATCGGTGTAGGTTTGATCGAGGTATTGCCGATCATCGGTGTGGTACTCGCGTTCATTTTCTACGGAGCGGCTTAA
- the atpF gene encoding F0F1 ATP synthase subunit B produces the protein MNFVWENTVLAIIAFGILYWLLSRYAFGPLFSIMEKRRELVLAQMNEAAQTRDQAIAYVEEQKQALEKARKDAYDIIEQSKQTGGKQAETILADAKAEANRLKDDAVREIESEKNKAVAALRSELGTASVQIASKLIKKEVENGPAQEELVNQYLNEVGGRQ, from the coding sequence TTGAATTTCGTATGGGAAAATACAGTTCTGGCGATTATAGCATTTGGTATTTTATATTGGCTGCTTAGCCGTTATGCATTTGGTCCACTTTTCTCCATTATGGAAAAACGTCGTGAGCTCGTATTGGCGCAAATGAATGAGGCTGCCCAAACGCGGGATCAGGCTATTGCCTATGTTGAGGAACAGAAGCAGGCTCTTGAAAAAGCGCGTAAAGATGCTTATGACATCATTGAACAATCCAAACAAACAGGCGGCAAACAGGCTGAAACGATTCTGGCGGATGCAAAAGCAGAAGCGAATCGCCTGAAAGACGATGCTGTGCGTGAGATTGAGAGCGAGAAGAACAAAGCGGTTGCAGCGCTTCGCAGCGAACTGGGTACAGCTTCCGTTCAAATCGCTTCCAAGCTGATCAAAAAAGAAGTTGAGAACGGTCCTGCACAAGAGGAGCTTGTGAACCAATACCTCAATGAGGTAGGAGGCCGACAATGA
- a CDS encoding glycosyl hydrolase family 18 protein: MNKNRVVKTPSIVNVFMLLFLSFALTVSTFAIGPAKQADAAPLPKKIIAYVAGWANWTANDIKAEQLSHINYSFALISNGKATITNSDRTKLQLMVGLKSRNPDLKVLLSVGGWGANGFSDAALTDASRTTFADSIVQLVTSNNLDGVDLDWEYPTNPAAGTTARPQDKQNFTQLLSKVREKLNAQGQINGKQYLLTIAAGASSSYLNGVEINNITPLLDWINLMTYDFHGTWDATTGHHTNLSGRDISVTSAVNLFRNSGVPANKLVIGGAFYGRAWTGVQNSNNGLDRPASGGFEPDYNTIVSQYLNKNGYTRYWDSSAQAPYLFNGNTFISYDDPQSLSLKVQYVKNSNLGGIMFWEYSNDRSGALLQAVYSEVTGGGTVQPPNPSGYNYLVAQANQQIVSAENQGNDQLVANRTTAGDWELFEWITNSDGTVSLKSKINNKYVTADVNVGGALIAKATTIQQWEKFNRVDLGDGTIALQALANNLYVTCDLNNGGKLVASRNSVGGAWEAFRVNK, translated from the coding sequence ATGAATAAAAATCGAGTTGTTAAGACCCCGTCGATCGTCAACGTGTTCATGCTCTTGTTTTTATCTTTTGCACTAACCGTTTCGACATTTGCCATCGGACCAGCGAAACAAGCTGACGCAGCTCCTCTTCCAAAGAAAATTATTGCTTATGTGGCTGGTTGGGCCAACTGGACCGCGAATGATATTAAGGCAGAACAGCTCTCTCATATCAATTACTCCTTCGCTCTCATCTCCAACGGCAAAGCAACAATCACAAATTCAGATCGTACCAAACTGCAACTGATGGTAGGATTGAAATCCAGAAACCCTGACCTGAAGGTGTTATTGTCTGTTGGCGGTTGGGGAGCTAATGGTTTTTCAGACGCTGCGCTAACGGACGCCTCACGTACAACCTTTGCCGACAGTATTGTGCAGCTGGTAACCTCCAACAATCTGGATGGCGTCGATCTGGATTGGGAATATCCGACCAACCCTGCGGCCGGAACAACTGCGCGACCGCAGGATAAACAAAACTTCACACAACTGCTCTCGAAGGTTCGTGAGAAGCTGAATGCTCAAGGGCAGATTAATGGCAAGCAATATCTGCTGACCATTGCCGCAGGAGCGAGCAGCAGTTATCTGAATGGTGTGGAGATCAATAATATCACGCCTCTGCTCGATTGGATCAATCTGATGACTTACGATTTTCATGGAACCTGGGATGCAACCACAGGTCATCATACGAATCTGTCCGGAAGAGATATCAGTGTAACGTCCGCGGTCAATCTGTTCAGAAATAGCGGTGTTCCCGCGAATAAACTGGTCATTGGCGGAGCTTTTTACGGCCGGGCCTGGACGGGTGTTCAGAATTCGAACAATGGTCTGGACAGGCCCGCTTCCGGTGGTTTTGAACCCGACTACAACACTATTGTCAGCCAATATTTGAATAAAAACGGGTATACACGGTACTGGGACAGCAGTGCCCAAGCTCCTTATCTGTTTAATGGAAATACCTTTATCTCCTATGATGACCCGCAATCGCTCAGCTTGAAGGTGCAATATGTGAAAAATAGCAATCTGGGTGGCATCATGTTCTGGGAGTACAGCAATGACCGCTCAGGTGCGCTGCTTCAGGCCGTATATTCAGAGGTTACGGGTGGTGGGACGGTGCAGCCTCCAAATCCAAGCGGGTACAACTATCTGGTTGCTCAAGCCAATCAGCAAATCGTCTCTGCCGAAAATCAAGGCAATGACCAGCTTGTCGCCAATCGGACGACCGCAGGAGACTGGGAGCTTTTTGAATGGATTACGAACTCCGATGGAACGGTGTCCCTCAAGTCCAAAATCAATAATAAATATGTCACAGCAGATGTTAATGTGGGTGGTGCCCTGATCGCAAAAGCGACAACCATTCAGCAATGGGAGAAGTTCAATCGTGTGGATTTGGGTGATGGAACAATCGCGCTGCAGGCACTTGCCAATAACTTGTATGTAACCTGTGATCTGAATAATGGCGGTAAGCTTGTAGCGAGCCGCAATTCGGTTGGCGGGGCCTGGGAAGCTTTTCGGGTCAATAAGTAA